The Rissa tridactyla isolate bRisTri1 chromosome 6, bRisTri1.patW.cur.20221130, whole genome shotgun sequence genome includes a region encoding these proteins:
- the POLL gene encoding DNA polymerase lambda isoform X3 has translation MCAEVCPLWQKPAVAAKLSTRPMEPQGIVKAFPKRKKVRDDSGKSIPPKIPKEEGSEISGAEWLKPVTAYVLQAGIGQARAEIFHKQIVQNGGVVRNQLSSEVTHVIVAEDMDCDRAFRLLKLTKLPSGLQLVKASWLSACIRDQKLLSTAGYGVFIPRRYLEEGELQKEQQQVLRGEEIQPPAEEGAVKPNTEAEVGNSLQRGLGTLGRQQLAEKISDDEDSEGEDASVTQGDLEALISGRYPVKSSEETSDSSSAVAQPASKWVCAHSSNSKKDNHNQCITEKLEVLAKAYSVQGDKWRALGYAKAINALKSYHKPVTSYQEACKIPGIGKRMAEKILEILESGHLRKLDHISESVPVLELFSNIWGAGVKTAQMWYQQGFRTLDDIRTKATLTSQQAVGLKHYTDFLERMPREEAAEIEQTVRQAALALKPGLVCVACGSYRRGKPTCGDVDVLVTHPDGQSHRGVFSKLLDSLHRSGFLTDDLVSQEDNGDQKKYLGVCRLPGPAQRHRRLDIIVVPYTSWVSNIEPGVVALCWGGN, from the exons TTGCAGCTAAACTTTCCACCAGGCCTATGGAGCCACAAGGGATTGTCAAAGCCTTTCCCAAGAGGAAGAAGGTGAGGGATGACTCAGGGAAAAGCATCCCTCCAAAGATCCCAAAAGAGGAAGGATCAGAGATATCTGGGG CAGAATGGCTGAAACCAGTCACCGCCTACGTGTTGCAAGCTGGCATCGGCCAAGCCAGGGCAGAGATCTTCCACAAGCAGATCGTCCAAAATGGCGGTGTTGTACGCAACCAGCTTTCCTCAGAGGTGACACACGTCATTGTGGCTGAAGACATGGACTGTGATCGGGCCTTTCGTCTCCTTAAATTAACCAAGCTACCTTCAGGGTTGCAGCTAGTGAAGGCATCCTGGCTAAGTGCTTGCATCAGAGACCAGAAGCTGCTGAGTACCGCCGGCTATGGTGTCTTTATCCCTCGCAG GTACCTGGAGGAGGGAGAactgcagaaagagcagcagcaggtcctgagAGGTGAAGAGATCCAGCccccagcagaggagggagcagtGAAACCAAATACTGAAGCAGAGGTTGGGAATTCTTTGCAGCGAGGCCTGGGTACCCTTGGACGTCAGCAGCTGGCTGAG AAAATCTCTGATGATGAAGACAGTGAAGGAGAAGATGCTAGTGTCACCCAGGGAGATCTGGAAGCTTTGATTTCTGGCCGCTACCCTGTGAAATCATCGGAGGAGACCAGTGACAGCTCTTCTGCGGTGGCCCAGCCTGCCAGCAAGTGGGTTTGTGCCCATTCATCCAACAGCAAGAAGGATAATCACAACCAGTGCATTACAGAGAAGCTGGAAGTGCTGGCAAAGGCCTATTCTGTCCAGGGGGACAAGTGGAGAGCTCTGGGCTATGCCAAAGCCATCAATGCACTCAAGAGCTACCACAAACCAGTCACGTCCTACCAg GAAGCCTGTAAAATCCCTGGGATTGGGAAGCGAATGGCAGAGAAGATCCTGGAGATCTTGGAGAGTGGGCACCTGCGCAAGCTGGATCACATCAGTGAGAGTGTGCCTGTGCTGGAGCTGTTTTCCAACATCTGGGGAGCGGGAGTCAAGACAGCTCAGATGTGGTACCAGCAG GGTTTCCGGACACTGGATGATATCCGCACCAAGGCGACTCTCACCAGCCAGCAAGCTGTGGGGCTAAAGCACTACACGGATTTTCTGGAGCGCATGCCTCGGGAGGAAGCTGCAGAAATAGAACAGACC GTCAGACAAGCTGCCCTGGCCCTGAAGCCCGGGCTCGTGTGTGTGGCATGTGGCTCCTACCGTCGGGGGAAGCCCACCTGTGGAGATGTGGATGTGCTGGTCACTCACCCAGATGGGCAGTCTCACCGTGGAGTGTTCAGCAAGCTGCTTGACAGCCTCCACAGGAGCG GCTTCCTTACAGATGACCTGGTGAGTCAGGAGGACAATGGAGATCAGAAGAAGTACCTGGGGGTGTGCCGCCTCCCTGGACCAGCCCAGCGTCACCGACGGCTTGACATCATCGTGGTGCCTTACA
- the POLL gene encoding DNA polymerase lambda isoform X1: protein MCAEVCPLWQKPAVAAKLSTRPMEPQGIVKAFPKRKKVRDDSGKSIPPKIPKEEGSEISGAEWLKPVTAYVLQAGIGQARAEIFHKQIVQNGGVVRNQLSSEVTHVIVAEDMDCDRAFRLLKLTKLPSGLQLVKASWLSACIRDQKLLSTAGYGVFIPRRYLEEGELQKEQQQVLRGEEIQPPAEEGAVKPNTEAEVGNSLQRGLGTLGRQQLAEKISDDEDSEGEDASVTQGDLEALISGRYPVKSSEETSDSSSAVAQPASKWVCAHSSNSKKDNHNQCITEKLEVLAKAYSVQGDKWRALGYAKAINALKSYHKPVTSYQEACKIPGIGKRMAEKILEILESGHLRKLDHISESVPVLELFSNIWGAGVKTAQMWYQQGFRTLDDIRTKATLTSQQAVGLKHYTDFLERMPREEAAEIEQTVRQAALALKPGLVCVACGSYRRGKPTCGDVDVLVTHPDGQSHRGVFSKLLDSLHRSGFLTDDLVSQEDNGDQKKYLGVCRLPGPAQRHRRLDIIVVPYSEFACALLYFTGSAHFNRSMRALAKTKGMSLSEHALSTAVVRGPGGVKVASGHTLPTPTERDVFIQLGLPYREPSERDW from the exons TTGCAGCTAAACTTTCCACCAGGCCTATGGAGCCACAAGGGATTGTCAAAGCCTTTCCCAAGAGGAAGAAGGTGAGGGATGACTCAGGGAAAAGCATCCCTCCAAAGATCCCAAAAGAGGAAGGATCAGAGATATCTGGGG CAGAATGGCTGAAACCAGTCACCGCCTACGTGTTGCAAGCTGGCATCGGCCAAGCCAGGGCAGAGATCTTCCACAAGCAGATCGTCCAAAATGGCGGTGTTGTACGCAACCAGCTTTCCTCAGAGGTGACACACGTCATTGTGGCTGAAGACATGGACTGTGATCGGGCCTTTCGTCTCCTTAAATTAACCAAGCTACCTTCAGGGTTGCAGCTAGTGAAGGCATCCTGGCTAAGTGCTTGCATCAGAGACCAGAAGCTGCTGAGTACCGCCGGCTATGGTGTCTTTATCCCTCGCAG GTACCTGGAGGAGGGAGAactgcagaaagagcagcagcaggtcctgagAGGTGAAGAGATCCAGCccccagcagaggagggagcagtGAAACCAAATACTGAAGCAGAGGTTGGGAATTCTTTGCAGCGAGGCCTGGGTACCCTTGGACGTCAGCAGCTGGCTGAG AAAATCTCTGATGATGAAGACAGTGAAGGAGAAGATGCTAGTGTCACCCAGGGAGATCTGGAAGCTTTGATTTCTGGCCGCTACCCTGTGAAATCATCGGAGGAGACCAGTGACAGCTCTTCTGCGGTGGCCCAGCCTGCCAGCAAGTGGGTTTGTGCCCATTCATCCAACAGCAAGAAGGATAATCACAACCAGTGCATTACAGAGAAGCTGGAAGTGCTGGCAAAGGCCTATTCTGTCCAGGGGGACAAGTGGAGAGCTCTGGGCTATGCCAAAGCCATCAATGCACTCAAGAGCTACCACAAACCAGTCACGTCCTACCAg GAAGCCTGTAAAATCCCTGGGATTGGGAAGCGAATGGCAGAGAAGATCCTGGAGATCTTGGAGAGTGGGCACCTGCGCAAGCTGGATCACATCAGTGAGAGTGTGCCTGTGCTGGAGCTGTTTTCCAACATCTGGGGAGCGGGAGTCAAGACAGCTCAGATGTGGTACCAGCAG GGTTTCCGGACACTGGATGATATCCGCACCAAGGCGACTCTCACCAGCCAGCAAGCTGTGGGGCTAAAGCACTACACGGATTTTCTGGAGCGCATGCCTCGGGAGGAAGCTGCAGAAATAGAACAGACC GTCAGACAAGCTGCCCTGGCCCTGAAGCCCGGGCTCGTGTGTGTGGCATGTGGCTCCTACCGTCGGGGGAAGCCCACCTGTGGAGATGTGGATGTGCTGGTCACTCACCCAGATGGGCAGTCTCACCGTGGAGTGTTCAGCAAGCTGCTTGACAGCCTCCACAGGAGCG GCTTCCTTACAGATGACCTGGTGAGTCAGGAGGACAATGGAGATCAGAAGAAGTACCTGGGGGTGTGCCGCCTCCCTGGACCAGCCCAGCGTCACCGACGGCTTGACATCATCGTGGTGCCTTACAGTGAGTTTGCCTGCGCCCTGCTCTACTTCACTGGCTCAGCTCACTTCAACCGCTCCATGCGGGCCCTGGCCAAGACCAAGGGCATGAGCCTCTCGGAGCATGCCCTCAGCACAGCTGTGGTGCGAGGCCCTGGAGGCGTCAAGGTGGCATCTGGCCATACTCTGCCCACCCCTACAGAGAGAGATGTCTTCATTCAGCTGGGGCTGCCTTACCGGGAGCCCTCAGAACGTGACTGGTGA
- the POLL gene encoding DNA polymerase lambda isoform X4, protein MCAEVCPLWQKPAVAAKLSTRPMEPQGIVKAFPKRKKVRDDSGKSIPPKIPKEEGSEISGEWLKPVTAYVLQAGIGQARAEIFHKQIVQNGGVVRNQLSSEVTHVIVAEDMDCDRAFRLLKLTKLPSGLQLVKASWLSACIRDQKLLSTAGYGVFIPRRYLEEGELQKEQQQVLRGEEIQPPAEEGAVKPNTEAEVGNSLQRGLGTLGRQQLAEKISDDEDSEGEDASVTQGDLEALISGRYPVKSSEETSDSSSAVAQPASKWVCAHSSNSKKDNHNQCITEKLEVLAKAYSVQGDKWRALGYAKAINALKSYHKPVTSYQEACKIPGIGKRMAEKILEILESGHLRKLDHISESVPVLELFSNIWGAGVKTAQMWYQQGFRTLDDIRTKATLTSQQAVGLKHYTDFLERMPREEAAEIEQTVRQAALALKPGLVCVACGSYRRGKPTCGDVDVLVTHPDGQSHRGVFSKLLDSLHRSGFLTDDLVSQEDNGDQKKYLGVCRLPGPAQRHRRLDIIVVPYSEFACALLYFTGSAHFNRSMRALAKTKGMSLSEHALSTAVVRGPGGVKVASGHTLPTPTERDVFIQLGLPYREPSERDW, encoded by the exons TTGCAGCTAAACTTTCCACCAGGCCTATGGAGCCACAAGGGATTGTCAAAGCCTTTCCCAAGAGGAAGAAGGTGAGGGATGACTCAGGGAAAAGCATCCCTCCAAAGATCCCAAAAGAGGAAGGATCAGAGATATCTGGGG AATGGCTGAAACCAGTCACCGCCTACGTGTTGCAAGCTGGCATCGGCCAAGCCAGGGCAGAGATCTTCCACAAGCAGATCGTCCAAAATGGCGGTGTTGTACGCAACCAGCTTTCCTCAGAGGTGACACACGTCATTGTGGCTGAAGACATGGACTGTGATCGGGCCTTTCGTCTCCTTAAATTAACCAAGCTACCTTCAGGGTTGCAGCTAGTGAAGGCATCCTGGCTAAGTGCTTGCATCAGAGACCAGAAGCTGCTGAGTACCGCCGGCTATGGTGTCTTTATCCCTCGCAG GTACCTGGAGGAGGGAGAactgcagaaagagcagcagcaggtcctgagAGGTGAAGAGATCCAGCccccagcagaggagggagcagtGAAACCAAATACTGAAGCAGAGGTTGGGAATTCTTTGCAGCGAGGCCTGGGTACCCTTGGACGTCAGCAGCTGGCTGAG AAAATCTCTGATGATGAAGACAGTGAAGGAGAAGATGCTAGTGTCACCCAGGGAGATCTGGAAGCTTTGATTTCTGGCCGCTACCCTGTGAAATCATCGGAGGAGACCAGTGACAGCTCTTCTGCGGTGGCCCAGCCTGCCAGCAAGTGGGTTTGTGCCCATTCATCCAACAGCAAGAAGGATAATCACAACCAGTGCATTACAGAGAAGCTGGAAGTGCTGGCAAAGGCCTATTCTGTCCAGGGGGACAAGTGGAGAGCTCTGGGCTATGCCAAAGCCATCAATGCACTCAAGAGCTACCACAAACCAGTCACGTCCTACCAg GAAGCCTGTAAAATCCCTGGGATTGGGAAGCGAATGGCAGAGAAGATCCTGGAGATCTTGGAGAGTGGGCACCTGCGCAAGCTGGATCACATCAGTGAGAGTGTGCCTGTGCTGGAGCTGTTTTCCAACATCTGGGGAGCGGGAGTCAAGACAGCTCAGATGTGGTACCAGCAG GGTTTCCGGACACTGGATGATATCCGCACCAAGGCGACTCTCACCAGCCAGCAAGCTGTGGGGCTAAAGCACTACACGGATTTTCTGGAGCGCATGCCTCGGGAGGAAGCTGCAGAAATAGAACAGACC GTCAGACAAGCTGCCCTGGCCCTGAAGCCCGGGCTCGTGTGTGTGGCATGTGGCTCCTACCGTCGGGGGAAGCCCACCTGTGGAGATGTGGATGTGCTGGTCACTCACCCAGATGGGCAGTCTCACCGTGGAGTGTTCAGCAAGCTGCTTGACAGCCTCCACAGGAGCG GCTTCCTTACAGATGACCTGGTGAGTCAGGAGGACAATGGAGATCAGAAGAAGTACCTGGGGGTGTGCCGCCTCCCTGGACCAGCCCAGCGTCACCGACGGCTTGACATCATCGTGGTGCCTTACAGTGAGTTTGCCTGCGCCCTGCTCTACTTCACTGGCTCAGCTCACTTCAACCGCTCCATGCGGGCCCTGGCCAAGACCAAGGGCATGAGCCTCTCGGAGCATGCCCTCAGCACAGCTGTGGTGCGAGGCCCTGGAGGCGTCAAGGTGGCATCTGGCCATACTCTGCCCACCCCTACAGAGAGAGATGTCTTCATTCAGCTGGGGCTGCCTTACCGGGAGCCCTCAGAACGTGACTGGTGA